In the genome of Roseimicrobium gellanilyticum, one region contains:
- a CDS encoding beta strand repeat-containing protein, giving the protein MLTSPTTLPLPRAHHVLRFCTSLVASALCTLSAQAQTTWTGAVDKSWSKSGNWTSGIPTTDSSAAPSSVVFGTGGMNTTPTTLDGIYYLNSLTVNQADNSITNHSLVAPGTAGSKLVFSGAGAVMTFNMLNAGSLGQRNITLTTDIELASNLTINRTGTGSSTETRRVFLNGVISGGGTLTLHPGTTGSLGTSIILGGHNTFTGDVYWQTGYIALTYADSFGTFGKNIHLSDSNFTWDLTSATAHQLTGGVASALDYNLNFNSTGTVARSFLLHAGTTQRQLVIAGDLLGGIAGNRLDIIAQANQQLIFTGAQMDFKGTARARFGSEIVLANANSSTGVAWENITSFTLGDTTAGTGTQQSVFVLRGDYIYNGGIVVSDTTTASDTLSVGQINYQGTSYDATFNGAVDIKEKDFRSLNLVSESGGSATFNGSIAVVNGQGIDINKVINTATSGGTLNYYETKPTGTVVVSASSRVASTSTGTGAVGMTEIHNGTLVVNTRDFYSDVSVRSGARLAGSGIITGNVSVLSGGVLEPGAGTTSPTFASNNGALYISGGVTLSPNASILLQVSGASFHVIDLAGIPLLDEVTLAQLGDHDYLSIGSDLSVAQADSLRLQFTGGYVPVLGDVFHLMDIGGSITYSGSPLSLGELWDLPDLSSMSLYWDLSYFDSHGLLVVMAPNTWTGAASENDNSWATAANWSQGVPSTVSGNASRVVFSTNDLNGDSLTLAGNTYYLNSLTVDTADYGINVKELGGNGTLVFQAKDGVNPTLTFNMLPVEANTTRNLSVSANIVLDDDTTITRNNGATMTTSQRRILFNGIVSGDGDLYIDTTSNSSAGMISFTNHNTFIGDIYWKSGYITQTYADGLGAFDKTIHFQNTAAALYTWDITAATANQLAGGVVSDIGYNLHINVPAATTILIQAGGAQRQLVLSGDITGGTASTNLQLIAQNNQQMIFTGETMNFTGRVRPRYGSEIVVAAANASGVAWQNVSEILVAEVPIGSNHTTAFLLRGDFTFNGAITMNDTANTTLTEKLSVGQINHQGEAYDAVFTGRIQALEKDSGTLNLVSEGNGSATFANSIVVTGSRGLSVNDFINPNTSGGTLNYYESSPTGTVVLSANSRVASTATGTDSIGTTTIHNGTLRVDTQHFYSDIHVKADARLQGSGVVTGNVLVSNQGTLSPTGASGSQIGSLTIAGNLDLAGPAAVVLDVAGATFNLGSYSVADIPTVFADELETAGNHDQLIITGELNIASTDAIEVNFVNGYLPAVGDVFFLLDFASLNLTGATSHTMWSLPDLTSINPTMYWNYDLIDSSGLGVVVVMGVVPEPQRAVLVLFGALIALTRRRQSRQY; this is encoded by the coding sequence GTGCTGACATCTCCCACTACCCTCCCCCTCCCTCGCGCGCATCACGTGCTCCGTTTCTGCACAAGCCTTGTCGCGAGTGCCCTGTGCACCCTTTCCGCCCAAGCGCAAACCACATGGACAGGCGCCGTGGACAAGTCCTGGTCCAAATCCGGGAACTGGACGTCCGGCATTCCCACCACGGACTCCAGCGCCGCTCCCAGCAGTGTCGTCTTCGGAACTGGCGGCATGAATACCACGCCCACCACGCTGGACGGTATCTACTATCTCAACAGCCTGACTGTGAATCAGGCTGACAACTCGATCACCAATCACTCCCTGGTGGCACCCGGTACTGCAGGCTCGAAGCTGGTATTCAGCGGAGCAGGGGCAGTGATGACGTTCAACATGCTCAACGCTGGCTCCCTCGGCCAGAGGAACATCACTCTCACTACCGACATCGAGCTGGCGTCGAACCTGACCATCAATCGCACTGGCACAGGCTCCAGCACGGAGACTCGCCGTGTATTTCTCAATGGTGTCATCAGTGGCGGAGGCACGCTGACCCTCCATCCGGGCACAACGGGTTCCCTTGGCACCAGCATCATCCTCGGCGGTCACAATACCTTTACTGGAGACGTGTACTGGCAGACTGGCTATATCGCTCTGACCTATGCGGACAGCTTCGGCACGTTTGGCAAGAACATCCATCTGAGTGACAGCAACTTCACTTGGGACCTGACCTCTGCCACGGCCCACCAACTGACCGGCGGGGTGGCGAGCGCACTGGATTACAACCTGAACTTCAACTCGACAGGGACTGTCGCAAGATCATTCCTGCTCCACGCCGGCACCACGCAGAGACAGCTGGTTATCGCTGGTGATCTTCTTGGAGGTATCGCTGGCAACAGATTGGACATCATTGCACAGGCCAACCAGCAACTCATCTTCACAGGGGCACAGATGGATTTCAAAGGCACTGCCCGTGCCCGCTTCGGTTCCGAAATCGTGCTCGCGAACGCCAATAGCTCGACTGGCGTGGCGTGGGAGAATATCACCTCTTTCACATTGGGAGACACAACTGCCGGCACAGGCACCCAGCAGTCGGTATTTGTACTGCGAGGCGACTATATCTACAATGGAGGGATCGTGGTGAGTGACACCACCACCGCGTCTGACACCCTCTCGGTCGGACAGATCAACTACCAAGGCACGTCCTATGATGCCACCTTCAATGGCGCCGTGGACATCAAAGAAAAGGACTTCCGCAGCCTCAACCTCGTCTCTGAAAGCGGTGGCAGTGCCACCTTCAATGGCAGCATCGCTGTGGTAAATGGGCAGGGTATCGACATCAACAAGGTGATCAATACCGCGACCAGCGGAGGCACGCTCAACTACTATGAAACCAAGCCCACCGGCACCGTGGTAGTCTCCGCCTCCTCCCGCGTGGCCAGCACGAGCACCGGCACTGGTGCTGTTGGCATGACTGAAATCCACAACGGCACACTGGTGGTCAATACCCGGGATTTTTACAGTGACGTCTCTGTGCGCAGCGGTGCCCGCCTTGCGGGTTCAGGGATCATCACGGGGAATGTCTCTGTGCTCAGTGGCGGTGTCCTCGAGCCCGGCGCCGGAACTACCAGCCCCACCTTTGCCAGCAACAATGGCGCCCTGTACATCAGCGGTGGAGTCACACTCTCTCCAAATGCCTCCATCCTTTTGCAGGTCTCTGGAGCCTCCTTCCACGTGATCGACCTCGCTGGCATTCCCCTGCTTGATGAAGTGACCCTGGCTCAACTGGGCGACCATGATTACCTGTCCATTGGATCCGATCTGAGTGTGGCACAGGCAGATTCCCTCCGGCTCCAGTTTACAGGAGGCTATGTCCCGGTGCTGGGAGATGTCTTTCACTTGATGGACATCGGCGGGAGCATCACCTACTCGGGATCGCCTCTGAGCCTCGGTGAGCTCTGGGATCTGCCCGACCTTTCCAGCATGTCCCTGTACTGGGACCTCAGCTACTTCGACAGTCACGGTCTCCTCGTCGTCATGGCACCCAACACGTGGACTGGCGCAGCTTCGGAGAATGACAACTCGTGGGCAACGGCTGCCAACTGGTCCCAAGGTGTGCCGAGTACCGTCTCTGGCAACGCTTCCCGCGTGGTGTTCTCGACGAATGATCTCAACGGCGACTCACTCACCCTGGCGGGCAACACCTACTATCTCAATAGTCTGACCGTCGACACTGCCGACTATGGTATCAACGTGAAGGAACTGGGTGGCAACGGCACCCTGGTGTTTCAAGCGAAGGATGGCGTCAATCCCACGCTTACGTTCAACATGTTGCCCGTTGAGGCGAACACCACGCGCAACCTGTCCGTTTCCGCAAATATCGTACTGGATGATGACACCACCATCACCCGCAACAACGGCGCCACCATGACGACCTCCCAACGAAGAATTCTCTTCAACGGAATCGTCAGTGGAGATGGCGATCTCTACATCGATACCACGAGCAATTCCAGTGCAGGGATGATCTCCTTCACCAACCACAACACCTTCATTGGAGACATCTACTGGAAATCTGGATACATCACACAAACATACGCCGACGGACTTGGCGCGTTTGACAAGACCATCCATTTCCAGAACACCGCAGCCGCCCTCTACACCTGGGATATCACGGCCGCGACTGCCAATCAACTGGCCGGTGGGGTGGTATCCGACATTGGCTACAACCTTCACATCAACGTCCCCGCCGCCACCACCATCCTCATCCAGGCCGGCGGTGCGCAAAGGCAGCTCGTTCTTTCCGGCGACATCACCGGGGGCACCGCAAGCACCAATCTGCAATTGATTGCTCAGAACAACCAGCAGATGATCTTTACAGGAGAGACGATGAACTTCACTGGCCGGGTGCGCCCGCGCTACGGCTCGGAGATCGTAGTGGCAGCAGCCAATGCGAGCGGGGTCGCGTGGCAGAATGTTTCCGAGATCCTCGTGGCTGAAGTCCCTATCGGGAGCAACCACACCACGGCCTTTCTGCTTCGCGGTGACTTCACCTTCAACGGTGCTATCACCATGAACGACACGGCCAACACCACGCTCACGGAGAAGCTCAGCGTGGGTCAAATCAATCATCAAGGCGAGGCCTACGACGCCGTCTTCACCGGGCGAATCCAGGCGCTGGAAAAGGACTCTGGAACGTTGAACCTTGTTTCGGAGGGCAACGGGAGCGCCACCTTTGCCAACAGCATTGTCGTTACCGGGTCACGAGGATTGAGCGTCAACGATTTCATCAATCCCAACACCAGTGGCGGAACCTTGAACTACTACGAATCGTCTCCGACAGGCACGGTGGTCCTCAGCGCGAACTCCCGGGTAGCCAGCACCGCGACCGGGACCGACAGCATTGGCACGACCACCATTCACAATGGTACGCTCCGCGTCGACACCCAGCATTTCTACAGCGACATCCATGTCAAAGCCGATGCGCGCCTTCAGGGATCCGGGGTGGTCACGGGGAATGTGTTGGTGAGCAACCAGGGCACGCTCTCCCCCACCGGAGCAAGCGGTTCCCAGATCGGCAGCCTGACCATCGCAGGTAATCTCGACCTGGCGGGTCCCGCGGCTGTCGTGCTGGATGTCGCCGGAGCCACCTTCAACCTCGGCAGCTATTCAGTAGCAGACATCCCCACCGTATTCGCAGATGAGTTGGAAACCGCCGGAAATCACGACCAACTCATCATCACCGGGGAACTCAACATCGCCAGCACCGACGCCATTGAAGTAAACTTTGTGAACGGCTACCTGCCGGCCGTGGGAGATGTCTTTTTCCTGCTGGACTTTGCCTCCCTGAACCTGACCGGAGCAACGTCCCACACCATGTGGAGCCTACCCGATCTCACCTCCATCAATCCCACCATGTACTGGAACTACGATCTTATTGATTCTTCTGGCTTGGGAGTGGTCGTGGTCATGGGTGTCGTGCCTGAGCCCCAGCGCGCCGTACTCGTCCTCTTTGGTGCATTGATCGCCCTCACTCGCAGACGCCAATCGAGGCAGTACTGA
- a CDS encoding neutral/alkaline non-lysosomal ceramidase N-terminal domain-containing protein, which produces MKLAASFYIVLGVLSLSFLPIHAQENPKRVFKAGAATSNITPPLGMEIVGNFAPRPIAAHVHDELHARCLVLDDSTTKLAFVVADTISLSRDVWDEAKQKIEATTGIPAANMMFSGTHTHSSVSALTNSDPSLNYRQFIISRVVDGVRRAVNNLEPARIAWGSGQLPQHVFNRRWKLKEGVTNPNPFGGQDRAVMNPSSLLIPRLAGPAGPANPEVYCLSVQATDGRQIALMANYWLHYVGGVPREHLSADYFGEFSRQVESKLAVSGEHAPVVGMLANGPCGDVNNNDYSGKTKAVKREPYEKIKLVAGDLATEVLRVRGTLEHQDWVPLKATVENLELASRRPTPEMVKWAKEVLAKPKDATPVHRLEQPYAERTMAAYNAKPESVSCVMQAFSIGNLAIAAIPFEVFTEIGLEIKSRSPFKQTFTIELANGSNGYLPTPAQHELGGYETWLGTNRVEREASVKIATKILELLERLK; this is translated from the coding sequence ATGAAACTGGCCGCTTCCTTCTACATTGTCCTCGGCGTCCTCAGTCTGTCGTTCTTGCCCATCCATGCGCAGGAGAATCCGAAGCGTGTCTTCAAAGCCGGCGCGGCCACGAGTAACATCACGCCCCCACTGGGCATGGAGATCGTGGGGAACTTTGCGCCGAGGCCCATCGCGGCGCATGTGCACGACGAGTTGCATGCTCGCTGCCTCGTGCTTGATGATAGCACCACGAAGCTCGCTTTTGTGGTGGCCGACACCATTTCGTTGTCACGTGATGTATGGGACGAAGCCAAGCAGAAGATCGAGGCCACCACGGGCATCCCGGCCGCGAACATGATGTTCTCCGGCACCCACACGCATTCCAGTGTCTCCGCGCTCACCAATAGCGATCCGTCGCTGAACTACCGTCAGTTCATCATCTCGCGCGTCGTGGACGGCGTACGTCGCGCAGTGAATAACCTGGAACCCGCGCGCATCGCGTGGGGTTCGGGTCAACTGCCCCAGCATGTCTTCAACCGCCGTTGGAAGCTCAAGGAGGGTGTCACGAATCCGAACCCCTTCGGCGGGCAGGATCGGGCGGTGATGAATCCCAGCAGCCTGTTGATTCCACGTCTCGCCGGGCCTGCCGGTCCGGCCAATCCCGAGGTGTACTGCCTTTCCGTGCAGGCCACGGACGGACGCCAGATCGCACTGATGGCGAACTACTGGCTGCACTACGTCGGCGGCGTGCCTCGCGAACATTTGTCCGCGGACTACTTTGGCGAGTTCTCCCGGCAGGTGGAGTCGAAGCTCGCCGTTTCGGGTGAGCATGCGCCTGTGGTTGGCATGCTCGCCAACGGCCCCTGTGGCGACGTGAACAACAACGACTACAGCGGCAAGACAAAAGCGGTGAAACGTGAGCCGTATGAGAAGATCAAGCTCGTCGCCGGTGATCTCGCCACGGAAGTATTGCGCGTCCGCGGGACGCTGGAACATCAGGATTGGGTGCCGTTGAAGGCGACCGTGGAAAATCTCGAACTGGCATCCCGTCGTCCCACGCCGGAGATGGTCAAGTGGGCGAAGGAAGTGCTGGCGAAGCCCAAGGACGCCACACCGGTCCATCGCCTGGAGCAGCCTTATGCCGAGCGCACGATGGCCGCCTACAATGCAAAGCCCGAAAGCGTCAGTTGTGTGATGCAGGCCTTTAGCATCGGCAATCTCGCCATCGCCGCCATTCCGTTCGAGGTCTTCACGGAGATCGGCTTGGAGATTAAATCCCGCAGTCCCTTCAAGCAGACCTTTACCATCGAACTGGCGAATGGCAGCAACGGCTACCTGCCCACGCCCGCGCAGCACGAGCTCGGTGGTTACGAGACCTGGCTCGGTACGAACCGGGTTGAGCGCGAGGCCTCGGTCAAAATCGCGACGAAGATTCTGGAATTGCTCGAACGGTTGAAGTGA